In Zea mays cultivar B73 chromosome 7, Zm-B73-REFERENCE-NAM-5.0, whole genome shotgun sequence, the following proteins share a genomic window:
- the LOC100276190 gene encoding uncharacterized protein LOC100276190, with protein MDGAAAAGGSREPAANGSKPEEQQFDPSRMIGIVKRKASIKDLATAYHAECIASCKELLQLQRKWEEEQQVEAKMPEEPRSLVFKTSKHRKK; from the exons ATGGACGGTGCTGCAGCTGCAGGAGGAAGTAGGGAACCGGCGGCCAACGGTTCCAAACCTGAGGAGCAGCAGTTTGATCCCAGCCGAA TGATCGGGATAGTTAAAAGGAAGGCCTCAATTAAAGACTTGGCCACGGCATACCATGCTGAATGTATAGCATCCTGTAAAGAACTCCTGCAGCTTCAGAGAAAGTGGGAGGAG GAGCAGCAAGTTGAAGCCAAAATGCCTGAAGAACCAAGATCGTTGGTGTTCAAGACCTCGAAGCATAGGAAGAAGTAG